Proteins encoded together in one Catellatospora citrea window:
- a CDS encoding sugar phosphate isomerase/epimerase family protein has product MSVPVLLSSSSVFPEPTAAAFELAASLGYDGVEVMVWTDAVSQDAGALRGLSQHYGVPVLSIHAPCLLVTQRVWSSDPKERLRRAVILADTLSAPTVVVHPPFTWQRDYARGFADTVGKLAHRHTGVRIAVENMYPVRMGRRQVVPYHPGWDPTEAGYDSYTLDLSHCAASRSDALEMADTMGAGLAHVHLGDGTGEGRDEHLVPGRGTQPCARLLAGLEQRGFTGSVAMEVATRKAGSRAAREADLAEALAFARTHLGAGVAPTRS; this is encoded by the coding sequence GTGTCCGTTCCCGTGCTCCTGTCCAGCTCGTCCGTCTTTCCCGAGCCCACCGCCGCCGCGTTCGAGCTCGCGGCGTCCCTGGGCTACGACGGGGTCGAGGTCATGGTGTGGACCGACGCGGTGAGCCAGGACGCCGGCGCGCTGCGCGGGCTGTCCCAGCACTACGGCGTGCCGGTGCTGTCGATCCACGCGCCCTGCCTGCTGGTCACCCAGCGGGTCTGGAGCAGCGACCCGAAGGAGCGGCTGCGGCGCGCGGTGATCCTGGCCGACACCCTGAGCGCGCCCACGGTCGTGGTGCATCCGCCGTTCACCTGGCAGCGCGACTACGCGCGCGGGTTCGCCGACACGGTGGGCAAGCTGGCGCACCGGCACACCGGGGTGCGCATCGCGGTGGAGAACATGTACCCGGTGCGCATGGGCCGCCGCCAGGTCGTGCCGTACCACCCGGGCTGGGACCCGACGGAGGCCGGCTACGACTCCTACACCCTGGACCTGTCGCACTGCGCGGCGTCGCGCTCCGACGCCCTGGAGATGGCCGACACGATGGGCGCCGGGCTGGCCCACGTGCACCTGGGCGACGGCACCGGCGAGGGCCGGGACGAGCACCTGGTGCCCGGCCGCGGCACCCAGCCGTGCGCCCGCCTGCTGGCGGGGCTGGAGCAGCGCGGGTTCACCGGCTCGGTGGCGATGGAGGTGGCCACCCGCAAGGCGGGCAGCCGCGCCGCGCGCGAGGCCGACCTGGCCGAGGCGCTGGCGTTCGCACGTACCCACCTGGGCGCGGGCGTCGCCCCCACCCGCTCCTAG
- a CDS encoding proline dehydrogenase family protein, with protein sequence MLRSVILAAARSQKVERLVETAPISRDVVKRFVAGSGTGEALATTRQLADAGLCITLDNLGEDTLTADQANATKEAYLELLAALGQAGLTAPKSGGGEAVTVATAEVSLKLSALGQAFDEQLAEKNAREICEAAAALGTTVTLDMEDHTTTDSTLDILSRLRREHPGTGAVLQAYLRRTEGDCRELATAGSRVRLCKGAYKEPEHVAYQAPLEVDKSYVRCMNILMAGEGYPMLATHDPRLIAIAQDRARWFDRSPDEFEFQMLYGIRPDEQTRLARAGHTVRVYVPYGTEWYGYLMRRLAERPANLAFFGRALISKK encoded by the coding sequence ATGCTTCGCTCCGTGATCCTCGCCGCCGCCCGATCCCAGAAGGTGGAACGGCTCGTAGAGACCGCCCCGATCAGCCGCGACGTCGTCAAGCGCTTCGTCGCCGGCTCCGGAACCGGCGAGGCGCTCGCCACCACCAGGCAGCTCGCGGATGCCGGACTCTGCATCACCCTGGACAACCTGGGCGAGGACACCCTCACCGCCGACCAGGCCAACGCCACCAAGGAGGCGTACCTGGAGCTGCTGGCCGCCCTCGGCCAGGCCGGGCTCACCGCGCCGAAGAGCGGCGGGGGCGAGGCCGTCACGGTGGCGACCGCCGAGGTCAGCCTGAAGCTGTCCGCGCTCGGGCAGGCCTTCGACGAGCAGCTCGCGGAGAAGAACGCCCGCGAGATCTGCGAGGCCGCCGCGGCGCTGGGCACCACGGTCACCCTGGACATGGAGGACCACACCACCACCGACTCGACTTTGGACATCCTGTCCCGGCTGCGCCGCGAACACCCGGGCACGGGCGCGGTGCTGCAGGCGTACCTGCGGCGGACCGAGGGCGACTGCCGGGAGCTGGCCACCGCCGGGTCCCGGGTGCGGCTGTGCAAGGGCGCCTACAAGGAGCCCGAGCACGTGGCCTACCAGGCCCCGCTCGAGGTCGACAAGTCGTACGTGCGGTGCATGAACATCCTGATGGCGGGCGAGGGCTACCCGATGCTGGCCACCCACGACCCGCGCCTGATCGCCATCGCGCAGGACCGGGCCCGCTGGTTCGACCGCTCGCCGGACGAGTTCGAGTTCCAGATGCTCTACGGCATCCGCCCCGACGAGCAGACCCGCCTGGCCCGGGCCGGGCACACGGTGCGCGTCTACGTGCCCTACGGCACCGAGTGGTACGGCTACCTGATGCGCCGCCTCGCCGAGCGCCCCGCCAACCTCGCCTTCTTCGGCCGGGCGCTGATCTCGAAGAAGTGA
- a CDS encoding carbohydrate ABC transporter permease: MSHLATTDAPATPEPTPAPAPAKSAPKTTADTGRVFNVFSHGFLFIWGALVTIPLLWAVIQSFKTDTEIINDPLGLPDQWLWGAFGRAWTKGHIGEFFFNTVLVLIGGVGLTMLLGSMAAYVLARYPFRGNRAVFWMFVAGLTMPIYLGILPLYLTVDNVANALGLGEVIGLSTHLGLILVYVAYSLPFTVFFLHAFFRTLPSSIAEAASVDGAGHVRLFFQVMMPMAKPGLIGIGIFNVIGQWNQFILPTVIMKDEDKRLLTQGLLELATNARYETDFARLFAGMTLAMLPILAVYLIFHRQVQSGLTGATLK, translated from the coding sequence ATGTCTCACCTCGCGACCACCGACGCGCCCGCGACGCCCGAGCCCACCCCGGCCCCGGCGCCCGCCAAGTCCGCGCCGAAGACGACCGCCGACACCGGCCGCGTCTTCAACGTCTTCTCGCACGGCTTCCTGTTCATCTGGGGCGCCCTGGTCACCATCCCGCTGCTCTGGGCCGTCATCCAGTCGTTCAAGACCGACACCGAGATCATCAACGACCCGCTGGGGCTGCCCGACCAGTGGCTCTGGGGAGCCTTCGGCCGCGCCTGGACCAAGGGGCACATCGGCGAGTTCTTCTTCAACACCGTGCTCGTGCTCATCGGCGGCGTCGGGCTGACCATGCTGCTCGGGTCGATGGCGGCGTACGTGCTCGCGCGGTATCCGTTCCGGGGGAACCGGGCCGTGTTCTGGATGTTCGTCGCCGGGCTGACGATGCCGATCTACCTGGGCATCCTGCCGCTGTACCTGACCGTGGACAACGTGGCGAATGCTTTGGGGCTCGGTGAGGTCATCGGGTTGAGCACGCACCTCGGGCTGATCCTGGTGTACGTCGCCTACTCGCTGCCGTTCACGGTGTTCTTCCTGCACGCGTTCTTCCGTACGCTGCCGTCGAGCATCGCGGAGGCGGCGTCCGTGGACGGGGCGGGGCATGTGCGGTTGTTCTTCCAGGTGATGATGCCGATGGCGAAGCCCGGGTTGATCGGGATCGGCATCTTCAACGTGATCGGGCAGTGGAACCAGTTCATCCTGCCCACGGTGATCATGAAGGATGAGGACAAGCGGCTGCTGACGCAGGGGCTGCTGGAACTGGCCACGAACGCGCGGTACGAGACGGACTTCGCGCGGCTGTTCGCCGGTATGACGCTGGCCATGCTGCCCATCCTCGCCGTCTACCTCATCTTCCACCGCCAGGTCCAAAGCGGCCTGACCGGCGCGACCCTCAAGTAA
- a CDS encoding carbohydrate ABC transporter permease → MSFGRARFIFGFLFAPILLYAVYVLYPYAQTAYYSVTDFSGFSPDYAYVGFGNYVELFQDDVFLRALGHNVVVLTVYPVVTILLALFFAFMLNVGGRGDKAGVRGVRGSSVYKFIFFFPQVLSIAIVAVIWRRVFQSNDGGMINSLLMKLGLVEKDKPLLFLAESDSVFPPIHLGDFTFEAPVVLVCLILIAIWGGVGFYLILFSAAMQSIPKDIFEAATLDGATRVQTFFRVTLPLLREHVSVAWVYLGIAALDFYALVVGMTPGPGGGGPNDASQVMSSYMMSNAFRPSRFDSFAFACAMGVSIAILTLLFAAAQMRLTRSRDKLEF, encoded by the coding sequence ATGTCGTTCGGCAGAGCCCGCTTCATCTTTGGGTTCCTCTTCGCCCCGATCCTGCTGTACGCGGTGTACGTCCTCTACCCGTACGCGCAGACGGCGTACTACTCCGTCACCGACTTCTCCGGCTTCAGCCCGGACTACGCGTACGTCGGATTCGGCAACTATGTGGAGCTGTTTCAGGACGACGTGTTCCTGCGGGCGCTCGGCCACAACGTCGTGGTGCTGACGGTCTACCCGGTCGTCACCATCCTGCTCGCACTGTTCTTCGCGTTCATGCTCAACGTGGGCGGGCGCGGTGACAAGGCCGGTGTGCGCGGCGTGCGCGGCTCGTCGGTGTACAAGTTCATCTTTTTCTTCCCGCAGGTGCTCTCCATCGCCATCGTCGCCGTCATCTGGCGCCGGGTGTTCCAGAGCAACGACGGCGGCATGATCAACTCGCTGCTGATGAAGCTCGGCCTGGTCGAGAAGGACAAGCCGCTGCTGTTCCTCGCCGAGTCCGACTCCGTCTTCCCGCCGATCCACCTCGGCGACTTCACCTTCGAGGCGCCCGTCGTCCTGGTCTGCCTGATCCTCATCGCGATCTGGGGCGGCGTCGGCTTCTACCTCATCCTCTTCTCGGCCGCGATGCAGTCCATCCCCAAGGACATCTTCGAGGCGGCGACGCTCGACGGCGCCACCCGCGTGCAGACGTTCTTCCGGGTCACCCTGCCGCTGCTGCGCGAGCACGTCTCCGTCGCCTGGGTCTACCTCGGCATCGCCGCGCTCGACTTCTACGCCCTGGTCGTCGGCATGACGCCCGGCCCCGGCGGCGGCGGACCGAACGACGCCAGCCAGGTGATGAGCTCCTACATGATGTCGAACGCGTTCCGGCCCTCCCGGTTCGACTCCTTCGCGTTCGCCTGCGCCATGGGCGTCTCCATCGCCATCCTGACGCTGCTCTTCGCCGCCGCGCAGATGCGGCTCACCCGCAGCCGCGACAAGCTCGAGTTCTGA
- a CDS encoding response regulator transcription factor, with translation MSRVLVVEDEESFSDALSYMLRKEGFEVSVAATGTAALTEFDRTGADIVLLDLMLPEMSGTEVCRQLRQRSHVPIIMVTARDSEIDKVVGLEIGADDYVTKPYSPRELVARIRAVLRRQTTDVVEVAGGTLAAGPVRMDVERHVVTVDGAPVQLPLKEFELLELLLRNAGRVLTRGQLIDRVWGADYVGDTKTLDVHVKRLRSKIEPEPSTPRYLVTVRGLGYKFEP, from the coding sequence ATGTCCCGCGTACTGGTCGTCGAGGACGAGGAGTCGTTCTCGGACGCGCTGTCGTACATGCTGCGCAAGGAAGGTTTCGAGGTGTCCGTCGCGGCCACCGGCACCGCCGCGCTCACCGAGTTCGACCGCACCGGCGCGGACATCGTGCTGCTGGACCTCATGCTGCCGGAGATGTCCGGCACCGAGGTGTGCCGCCAGCTGCGCCAGCGCTCGCACGTGCCGATCATCATGGTCACCGCGCGGGACAGTGAGATCGACAAGGTGGTCGGCCTGGAGATCGGGGCCGACGACTACGTGACCAAGCCGTACTCCCCGCGCGAGCTGGTCGCCCGGATCCGGGCGGTGCTGCGCCGGCAGACGACCGACGTGGTCGAGGTGGCGGGCGGCACGCTGGCCGCCGGGCCGGTGCGCATGGATGTGGAGCGGCACGTGGTCACCGTCGACGGCGCGCCGGTGCAGCTGCCGCTCAAGGAGTTCGAGCTGCTGGAGCTGCTGCTTCGCAACGCGGGCCGGGTGCTGACCCGCGGCCAGCTGATCGACCGGGTGTGGGGCGCCGACTACGTCGGCGACACCAAGACCCTGGACGTGCACGTGAAGCGGCTGCGCTCGAAGATCGAGCCGGAGCCGTCCACGCCCCGTTACCTCGTCACCGTCCGCGGCCTGGGTTACAAGTTCGAGCCGTAG
- a CDS encoding Ppx/GppA phosphatase family protein: protein MRLGVLDVGSNTVHLLVVDAHRGAHPWPAHSQKERLRLAEQLGEAGELTIAGADALVKACEQAKTAAEQQGAEELMAFATSAVRDATNSAQVLRRVHEETGVELRVLSGEDEARMTFLAVRRWFGWSAGRLLVLDIGGGSLEIAAGIDEEPTVAVSLPLGAGRLSRRWLKADPPGAAELIPLQSYVDEQLMHRELDGLRGWEIAAATSKTFRSLARLAGAAPSGDGLWAPRVLTLQGLHQVRNFIQRIPSAGLAELDGVSASRAHQLLAGAVVAEAAMRRLGIDELRICPWALREGVILTRLDQLSAG, encoded by the coding sequence ATGCGGCTTGGTGTCCTCGATGTCGGATCCAATACAGTTCATCTCCTGGTGGTCGATGCGCACCGCGGTGCCCATCCGTGGCCCGCGCACTCCCAGAAGGAGCGGTTGCGCCTGGCCGAGCAGCTCGGCGAGGCCGGGGAGCTGACCATCGCCGGGGCGGACGCGCTGGTGAAGGCGTGCGAGCAGGCCAAGACCGCGGCCGAGCAGCAGGGCGCGGAAGAGCTGATGGCGTTCGCGACCTCGGCGGTCCGCGACGCCACCAACTCGGCCCAGGTGCTGCGCCGGGTGCACGAGGAGACCGGCGTCGAGCTGCGGGTGCTCTCGGGCGAGGACGAGGCCCGGATGACCTTCCTCGCGGTACGCCGCTGGTTCGGCTGGTCGGCGGGCCGGCTGCTGGTGCTCGACATCGGCGGCGGCTCCCTGGAGATCGCGGCCGGCATCGACGAGGAGCCCACCGTGGCGGTGTCGCTGCCGCTGGGCGCGGGCCGGCTGAGCCGGCGCTGGCTCAAGGCAGACCCGCCGGGGGCGGCCGAGCTGATCCCGCTGCAGTCCTACGTGGACGAGCAGCTCATGCACCGGGAGCTGGACGGCCTGCGGGGCTGGGAGATCGCCGCGGCGACCTCGAAGACGTTCCGCTCGCTGGCCCGACTGGCCGGCGCCGCGCCCAGCGGGGACGGGCTGTGGGCGCCCCGGGTCCTCACCCTGCAGGGCCTGCACCAGGTGCGCAACTTCATCCAGCGGATCCCGTCGGCGGGTCTGGCCGAACTGGACGGAGTGAGTGCCAGCCGCGCCCACCAGTTGCTCGCCGGGGCGGTTGTGGCGGAGGCCGCAATGCGCCGGCTCGGCATCGATGAGCTGCGCATCTGCCCCTGGGCGCTGCGCGAGGGAGTCATCCTGACGCGCCTGGATCAGCTCTCGGCGGGGTGA
- the phoU gene encoding phosphate signaling complex protein PhoU encodes MREEFRADLLEVGRLLVSMAEAVRTAMSAATTALLSADKEGAERVIARDEEINALFRAVEEKVLRLLAQQAPVASDLRMVITSLHIGTDLERMGDLAEHVAKSALRRHPAVCVPTELTGVFGQMANIADRIAGKITLVLASRDIERAAELERDDDAMDELEKALFEKLLNTEWTHGVEAAVDAALLARFYERYADHAVNAGRHVIYLVTGEA; translated from the coding sequence ATGCGCGAGGAGTTCCGTGCCGACCTGCTCGAGGTCGGCCGCCTGCTGGTCTCCATGGCCGAGGCGGTCCGCACCGCGATGAGCGCGGCGACAACCGCCCTGCTCAGCGCCGACAAGGAGGGCGCCGAGCGCGTCATCGCCCGTGACGAGGAGATCAACGCCCTGTTCCGCGCGGTCGAGGAGAAGGTGCTCCGGCTGCTCGCCCAGCAGGCTCCCGTCGCCTCCGACCTGCGCATGGTGATCACGTCGCTGCACATCGGCACCGACCTGGAGCGCATGGGCGACCTGGCCGAGCACGTCGCCAAGTCCGCACTGCGCCGCCACCCGGCGGTCTGCGTGCCCACCGAGCTCACCGGGGTCTTCGGCCAGATGGCCAACATCGCGGACCGCATCGCCGGCAAGATCACGCTGGTGCTCGCGTCCCGCGACATCGAACGCGCCGCCGAGCTGGAGCGCGACGACGACGCCATGGACGAGCTGGAGAAGGCGCTGTTCGAGAAGCTGCTCAACACCGAGTGGACCCACGGCGTCGAAGCCGCCGTCGACGCCGCCCTGCTGGCCCGCTTCTACGAGCGCTACGCCGACCACGCCGTCAACGCCGGCCGCCACGTCATCTACCTGGTAACCGGCGAAGCCTGA
- a CDS encoding CGNR zinc finger domain-containing protein, giving the protein MNFDAYARTAVDLVNAPLDDLSQLRAVLPGPDWMCEDATERDLQVFRKAQRRLREVFEHGAHGREREAVEELNSLLEAHPVHPRISGHESGNWHIHVTSRGSAVSAEYLAGAVWGLSVWLCEYGSARFGVCADDRCGNVYLDTSSNNCRRFCSERCATRSHVAAHRARKKAAVTELAAHSKAQLKPTVPQQPTLTPVG; this is encoded by the coding sequence GTGAACTTCGATGCGTACGCCCGAACGGCCGTTGATCTTGTCAACGCGCCGCTGGACGACCTGAGCCAGCTCCGCGCGGTCCTGCCGGGGCCGGACTGGATGTGCGAGGACGCCACCGAACGCGACCTGCAGGTGTTCCGCAAGGCACAGCGGCGCCTGCGCGAGGTCTTCGAGCACGGTGCCCACGGCCGCGAACGCGAGGCCGTCGAAGAGCTCAACTCGCTGCTCGAAGCCCATCCGGTGCATCCCCGCATCTCCGGCCACGAGTCGGGGAACTGGCACATCCACGTCACCAGCCGCGGCTCCGCGGTCAGCGCCGAGTACCTGGCCGGCGCCGTCTGGGGCCTGTCCGTGTGGCTCTGCGAGTACGGCAGCGCGCGCTTCGGCGTCTGCGCCGACGACCGCTGCGGCAACGTCTACCTCGACACCTCGTCCAACAACTGCCGCCGCTTCTGCTCCGAGCGCTGCGCCACCCGCTCGCACGTGGCGGCCCACCGCGCCCGCAAGAAGGCCGCGGTCACCGAGCTCGCCGCCCACTCCAAGGCCCAGCTCAAGCCGACCGTCCCCCAACAGCCCACCCTCACCCCGGTCGGCTGA
- a CDS encoding glutathionylspermidine synthase family protein, translating to MQRHQVEPRPDWREKVRAQGMLYADTKLDDGATTPYWDESACYAFTLDEVLRLEEATEELHRMSLAAARHVVEQDRWADFGIPAWAVPEVRRVWREQPPTLYGRFDLWYDGSGPPKMLEYNADTPTSLLEASIIQWFWLTDTRPDLDQWNSLHERLIAAWRRLGPQFAAGPVHFAWSNLEETFEDLMTVGYLADTAHQAGLDVRVTPMLDIAWDGRRFRDSGGDPISTIFKLYPWEWMVAEPYGRLALDPGTPTTWIEPAWKLLLSNKALLAVLWELYPDHELLLPAYLDGPRDMAEYVAKPLLGREGANVRIVTAAGEQVTDGIYDTGGHCFQEFRALPSFAGNHVVLGSWIIDGESAGLGLRESTSLITDGHARFIPHYVDTPRTP from the coding sequence GTGCAGCGGCACCAGGTCGAACCGCGCCCGGACTGGCGGGAGAAGGTCCGGGCGCAGGGCATGCTCTACGCCGACACCAAGCTCGACGACGGCGCGACCACCCCGTACTGGGACGAGTCGGCCTGCTACGCGTTCACCCTGGACGAGGTGCTGCGGCTGGAGGAGGCGACCGAGGAACTGCACCGGATGTCGCTGGCGGCCGCCCGGCACGTGGTCGAGCAGGACCGGTGGGCCGACTTCGGCATCCCGGCCTGGGCCGTGCCCGAGGTGCGCCGGGTGTGGCGGGAGCAGCCGCCGACCCTGTACGGCCGGTTCGACCTCTGGTACGACGGCAGCGGCCCGCCGAAGATGCTGGAGTACAACGCGGACACGCCGACCTCGCTGCTGGAGGCGTCGATCATCCAGTGGTTCTGGCTCACCGACACCCGGCCGGACCTGGACCAGTGGAACAGCCTGCACGAGCGCCTCATCGCCGCCTGGCGCAGGCTCGGACCCCAGTTCGCCGCGGGTCCGGTGCACTTCGCGTGGTCGAACCTGGAAGAGACGTTCGAGGACCTGATGACCGTCGGCTACCTGGCCGACACCGCGCACCAGGCGGGCCTGGACGTGCGCGTCACCCCGATGCTCGACATCGCCTGGGACGGTCGGCGCTTCCGGGACAGCGGCGGCGACCCGATCAGCACGATCTTCAAGCTGTACCCCTGGGAGTGGATGGTCGCCGAGCCGTACGGGCGGCTCGCGCTGGACCCGGGCACGCCCACCACCTGGATCGAGCCGGCCTGGAAGCTGCTGCTGTCGAACAAGGCGCTGCTGGCCGTGCTCTGGGAGCTCTACCCCGATCACGAACTGCTGCTGCCCGCATACCTGGACGGGCCGCGGGACATGGCCGAGTACGTGGCCAAGCCGCTGCTCGGCCGCGAGGGGGCCAATGTGCGGATCGTCACTGCGGCAGGTGAGCAGGTCACGGACGGTATCTACGACACCGGCGGGCACTGCTTCCAGGAGTTCCGTGCGCTGCCGTCGTTTGCGGGCAACCACGTGGTGCTGGGTTCGTGGATCATCGATGGCGAGTCGGCGGGACTGGGGCTACGCGAGAGCACCAGCCTGATCACCGACGGTCACGCCCGGTTCATACCCCACTATGTTGACACCCCACGCACGCCGTAG
- a CDS encoding type II toxin-antitoxin system death-on-curing family toxin: MSEVYVPTYADVLAIADRLGVAVRDPGLVESAVARPRSTAFGADAYPDLWTKAAALLQSLTRNHAFVDGNKRIGWITATAFLTVNGAVSRRRLAALDQDAAYNLVIAVCTGELRDIEQIAQALRALY; encoded by the coding sequence GTGAGCGAGGTCTACGTCCCGACGTACGCCGACGTGCTGGCGATCGCGGACCGGCTCGGGGTGGCCGTACGCGATCCGGGGCTGGTCGAGTCGGCGGTGGCCCGCCCGCGCAGCACCGCGTTCGGCGCGGACGCCTACCCCGACCTGTGGACCAAGGCGGCGGCGCTGCTGCAGTCACTGACCCGCAACCACGCCTTCGTCGACGGCAACAAGCGCATCGGCTGGATCACCGCGACGGCCTTCCTGACCGTGAACGGCGCGGTGAGCCGTCGCCGGCTCGCGGCGCTCGACCAGGACGCCGCATACAACCTGGTCATCGCGGTGTGCACGGGCGAGCTGCGGGACATCGAGCAGATCGCGCAGGCGCTGCGGGCCCTCTACTGA
- the ngcE gene encoding N-acetylglucosamine/diacetylchitobiose ABC transporter substrate-binding protein: MTVTPDSPSELNRRTVLRRAAAVGLLAAPAISALAACASEDGEGGTTGEKTEANPFGVGDKQPLETVFFNGGFGEDYAKFDVAAYEAKWPGSKVDLKFSKTILTDYQPRFYGGNPPDVLNNSSPETIPVGPVVQGGQLVDLTALLDAPSYDDPKVKVRDTLVAGVVEEGTFNGKMYTLNYAYSIYGHWYDEALFQKEGWTVPKTWEEFSTLAEAAKKKGIAAYTFQGIHPWYIHNVITEWIYKVGGKEAILKIDNLEPDAWKQDAVKVAAERIAEMASKGWIQAGASGLDHTTTQQAVIDGKALFIWCGSWLEGEMAKTLPATVKLAVAPPWDLSSSDKAKYGTVHAAPGEGFVVPTKAKNPAGGQEFLRMMLGKEQARKFAELTKSLPVVKGAADGLTISSALSSASKVAAAAPEVINWRYAGWYVPLQNAVFAAATDLAAGKSTPAAFQAAVQKAADEVAKDDKIVKQKAS; encoded by the coding sequence ATGACCGTAACCCCCGACAGCCCGTCGGAGCTGAACCGCCGCACCGTGTTGCGCCGGGCCGCTGCCGTCGGTCTGCTCGCCGCCCCCGCCATCAGCGCCCTGGCCGCGTGCGCCAGCGAGGACGGCGAGGGTGGCACCACCGGCGAGAAGACCGAGGCCAACCCGTTCGGCGTCGGTGACAAGCAGCCGCTGGAGACGGTGTTCTTCAACGGCGGCTTCGGCGAGGACTACGCCAAGTTCGACGTGGCGGCCTACGAGGCGAAGTGGCCGGGCAGCAAGGTCGACCTGAAGTTCTCGAAGACCATCCTCACCGACTACCAGCCGCGCTTCTACGGCGGCAACCCGCCGGACGTGCTGAACAACTCGTCGCCGGAGACCATCCCGGTGGGCCCGGTCGTGCAGGGCGGCCAGCTGGTCGACCTGACCGCGCTGCTGGACGCGCCGAGCTACGACGACCCGAAGGTCAAGGTGCGCGACACCCTGGTCGCCGGCGTCGTGGAGGAGGGCACGTTCAACGGCAAGATGTACACGCTGAACTACGCCTACTCGATCTACGGCCACTGGTACGACGAGGCGCTGTTCCAGAAGGAGGGGTGGACCGTCCCGAAGACCTGGGAGGAGTTCTCCACCCTGGCCGAGGCCGCCAAGAAGAAGGGCATCGCCGCCTACACCTTCCAGGGCATCCACCCCTGGTACATCCACAACGTGATCACGGAGTGGATCTACAAGGTCGGTGGCAAGGAGGCGATCCTCAAGATCGACAACCTCGAGCCCGACGCGTGGAAGCAGGACGCGGTCAAGGTCGCCGCCGAGCGCATCGCCGAGATGGCCAGCAAGGGCTGGATCCAGGCGGGCGCGTCCGGCCTGGACCACACCACCACCCAGCAGGCCGTCATCGACGGCAAGGCGCTGTTCATCTGGTGCGGTTCCTGGCTCGAGGGCGAGATGGCCAAGACCCTGCCGGCGACGGTCAAGCTGGCCGTCGCGCCGCCGTGGGACCTGTCCTCCTCGGACAAGGCCAAGTACGGCACCGTGCACGCCGCTCCCGGTGAGGGCTTCGTCGTCCCCACCAAGGCCAAGAACCCGGCCGGTGGCCAGGAGTTCCTGCGCATGATGCTGGGCAAGGAGCAGGCTCGCAAGTTCGCCGAGCTCACCAAGTCGCTGCCCGTGGTGAAGGGTGCGGCCGACGGCCTCACCATCTCCAGCGCCCTGTCGTCGGCCTCCAAGGTCGCCGCCGCGGCTCCGGAGGTCATCAACTGGCGCTACGCCGGCTGGTACGTCCCGCTGCAGAACGCGGTCTTCGCGGCCGCGACCGACCTGGCCGCCGGCAAGAGCACCCCGGCCGCGTTCCAGGCCGCCGTGCAGAAGGCCGCCGACGAGGTGGCGAAGGACGACAAGATCGTGAAGCAGAAGGCTTCCTGA
- a CDS encoding SigE family RNA polymerase sigma factor, with the protein MRSPDAYAGLADLVAERGPALLATATLLSGGRAAGEDLLQAALERLMRAWRRVDGDPEGYLRRTMYHLAVDSWRRRLRRREVVATVEPPAHPDGADRFALRQALVQALAQLPRRQRAVLVLRYWEQLSEAEAAAVLGCSVGTVKSSASRGLARLREITAAWALDESPLRIGAAS; encoded by the coding sequence GTGCGGTCACCAGACGCGTACGCCGGACTGGCGGACCTGGTCGCGGAGCGCGGCCCGGCCCTGCTGGCCACGGCGACACTGCTCAGCGGCGGGCGCGCCGCGGGGGAGGACCTGCTCCAGGCAGCCCTGGAACGCCTGATGCGGGCCTGGCGCCGGGTCGACGGCGACCCCGAGGGTTACCTGCGCCGCACCATGTACCACCTGGCCGTGGACAGCTGGCGGCGACGGCTGCGGCGCCGCGAGGTCGTCGCGACGGTCGAGCCGCCGGCCCACCCGGACGGCGCCGACCGGTTCGCCCTGCGCCAAGCGCTGGTGCAGGCCCTGGCGCAGCTGCCGCGGCGGCAGCGGGCGGTGCTGGTGCTGCGCTACTGGGAGCAGCTCAGCGAGGCCGAGGCCGCCGCGGTGCTCGGCTGCTCGGTGGGCACGGTGAAATCCAGCGCTTCGCGCGGCCTGGCCCGGCTGCGCGAGATCACGGCTGCCTGGGCTCTCGACGAATCCCCACTGCGGATCGGAGCAGCATCATGA